TATATAGGGCAAAATCTTTTTGGCTTCAACCAAAATCATTTACCCTCAAAACCATGTGCCCCCAGAAACTTCTCATATTCCTCGGCGAATGTTGTTTTTCTATGATGCTCCTCTTGGTTGGCAATATATGCTCTCACTTTTTCCACCCCCGATTGGCTCACCGATAGCGCGATGTATTCATCCTGCCATTCAAATTTATGTTTCAACAGACTTTGTTTATTTACCCAAAATGACGATTCGCCTTTTAGGAGCATTACTGTTTTTGAAATAGTCTGCTCTGTGCCAAGCGAAACAAGTATATGTATATGATCCCGGACGCAGTTCAGGGCGTCAACGAAAACGCCCTTTTGCCTGCCGTTTTCTTTGATGTGATGCAGCAAATGGGTTTTTAACTCAGGCGTAATAATCGGCTGCCGGTTTTTGGTTGACCAAATCAGGTGTATCATTACCTTGATGTATGGCATGTGACTTCTTTCGATTTCGGCTAAAGCCGGTTTAATTTCATTTTTATTTATCCACGATCTAAAGATCGTGGCAATTCGTAGCGCCAGCCGGCCGAATTAATATTTACGGAAAAACCCCGCGTTACAAAACAGGGCTTTCATGGCTTTTTATCCTTTTTGAATTATTTAACGGCTCAATGTAAATTGTTTAGTTGCCACGACCCTTAGCCACGACCCTTAGCCACGACCTTTTTTGCCACGACCTTCAGGTCGTGGTATCTTATAGGGCAAAATCTTTATGGCTTTAGCCAAAATTATTTGTTTTTGCCGCACCATCGGTTTGCCCCGCAGTATGCCGTGGGCACCCCGTTTAACACGCTGTGGCGGTGGCTGCAACGGTGGCGTTTTCGGTGGGAAACTTGTCATGAGCAACACAGCATTGCTTTGCTTGCGAATGGAAGTATCTTTTCAGTGGCAACTAATTATGCCTTTATCGCCACGCCCTTGGTTCTGATCTCGTATATCAGCGGCACCCAAGTGTCTTTTTCATACGCTTTAAGGGAAAGGGGAACCGGCTCAATGCGGGGATCTATTTTATAGGCCAGCTTAAAAAGCCTTACCCCTTCTTCAAACCGGTCCTTGCCGAACTCCTGCGAAATTACCGCCACATCTATATCGCTGTCCTTGTGGCAATGGCCGTTGGCTTGCGATCCGTACAACACCATTTTTAACACCGGTATGCCATCGGCCGTCAAAGTCTTGCGGTATTTTTTCAATGTTCTTATAATTTCGCTTTTAACCATTTAAAAACCCTTTTTATTTCGTCAAAATTTTCCGCAGTGAACCCGGCGGTGCATTTTTTATAAAACTCCATTTCCTCTTCGGGATATCTTGATTCCTGGTAAAACTCCATAAACCCGGCCAATTTATCCGTGATCTCTTCCGGCATATCATCGCCCAGTTTTTTGGCCAAGACTGGTAAAGAATGAATATACGGCGCGTGGTTCTCCGTTTTTTTAACCACCAGGGCCTTAAGCAGTTTTTCAACAGCCAGGTGCCCCATAAATAAAGCATAAGGATAGCGCTTTGCCTTTAGCATCGCTTCTGCGGTCTCCAAATCATACTCCGCGCCATTTAACCAGTAATTTACGGTTTTTTCTATG
The sequence above is a segment of the candidate division TA06 bacterium genome. Coding sequences within it:
- the tnpA gene encoding IS200/IS605 family transposase, whose amino-acid sequence is MPYIKVMIHLIWSTKNRQPIITPELKTHLLHHIKENGRQKGVFVDALNCVRDHIHILVSLGTEQTISKTVMLLKGESSFWVNKQSLLKHKFEWQDEYIALSVSQSGVEKVRAYIANQEEHHRKTTFAEEYEKFLGAHGFEGK
- a CDS encoding nucleotidyltransferase domain-containing protein; protein product: MVKSEIIRTLKKYRKTLTADGIPVLKMVLYGSQANGHCHKDSDIDVAVISQEFGKDRFEEGVRLFKLAYKIDPRIEPVPLSLKAYEKDTWVPLIYEIRTKGVAIKA
- a CDS encoding HEPN domain-containing protein, which codes for MALKFDIEKTVNYWLNGAEYDLETAEAMLKAKRYPYALFMGHLAVEKLLKALVVKKTENHAPYIHSLPVLAKKLGDDMPEEITDKLAGFMEFYQESRYPEEEMEFYKKCTAGFTAENFDEIKRVFKWLKAKL